From Micromonospora sp. NBC_01699, a single genomic window includes:
- a CDS encoding TIGR04222 domain-containing membrane protein, translated as MWSVPLFIWYYLGTAAVIVVVALLHRRRVLDQPPGLRLTDLTPAQAAYLDSGERLAVYSSLAALRRADAVGVTADRRLTATGPLPPDASRLDQAVYAAAESGLSQQWLRADPAVLAAVAELKRGLEQANLLLGREVRRSARRGSWLLLGLVALGAARLGIGLGRGAPVDYLWVALALVGIAYLVLIARIPRRSLAADAMLVQLRRGHRHLAPAMKPDLAKQDAGLVAMAVALYGVSVMSTLDPAMAQEARDEHESTYTGSTGAIGSDFGSGDSGSSDSGSGGGCGGGGGGGGCGGGGGS; from the coding sequence ATGTGGTCCGTACCCCTGTTCATCTGGTACTACCTCGGCACCGCGGCGGTCATCGTCGTCGTCGCGCTACTGCACCGGCGCCGGGTCCTCGACCAGCCGCCCGGCCTACGGCTGACCGACCTGACCCCGGCCCAGGCCGCCTATCTCGACAGCGGTGAACGACTGGCGGTCTACTCCTCGCTGGCCGCGCTGCGCCGAGCGGACGCCGTCGGTGTGACCGCCGACCGCCGACTGACCGCCACCGGCCCGCTACCACCCGACGCCAGCCGGCTCGACCAGGCGGTGTACGCGGCAGCCGAGAGCGGCCTGTCCCAGCAGTGGCTGCGCGCCGACCCGGCGGTGCTGGCCGCCGTCGCCGAGCTCAAACGGGGCCTGGAACAGGCCAACCTGCTGCTCGGCCGGGAGGTTCGCCGGTCCGCCCGCCGGGGCTCGTGGCTGCTGCTGGGCCTGGTCGCCCTCGGCGCCGCCCGGCTCGGGATCGGACTCGGTCGGGGCGCCCCGGTCGACTACCTCTGGGTGGCACTGGCCCTGGTCGGGATCGCGTACCTGGTGCTGATCGCCCGGATCCCGCGCCGCAGCCTCGCCGCCGACGCGATGCTCGTCCAGCTCCGGCGTGGCCACCGGCACCTCGCCCCGGCGATGAAACCCGACCTCGCCAAGCAGGATGCCGGCCTGGTGGCGATGGCCGTCGCCCTGTACGGCGTGAGCGTCATGTCGACGCTGGACCCGGCGATGGCGCAGGAGGCACGCGACGAGCACGAGTCGACGTACACCGGATCGACCGGTGCGATCGGCTCCGACTTCGGGTCCGGTGACTCCGGATCGAGCGACTCCGGATCGGGCGGCGGATGTGGAGGCGGCGGTGGCGGCGGTGGGTGTGGAGGCGGCGGTGGTAGCTGA
- a CDS encoding TIGR04222 domain-containing membrane protein, whose translation MTISAASPADTWGISGPAFLFLYVAAAGLLILAAVVQRAIVFAGRRDLAANQLTPEQAAYLNGGERLAVYASLGKLRAAGSVGTSAQGRTLVTTGPLPAGATRLDHAVHNAAGQRIRPRDLATHQWVRAALHDIRRQLEHVGLAPTAEQRRAARLFPLLLLGLLAVGVARFIAGIIGDKPVLFLFVLLIALAVTTLILLGSVPRNTRAARSAIRTLKGQHAHLSPSSHPSYHTYGATSAAFGVALFGGAALYALDPGFAAEAEVQRNLASGSSSDGGGSSSDGGSSGGDSGGGGGCGGGGGCGG comes from the coding sequence ATGACGATCAGCGCCGCGTCCCCGGCGGACACCTGGGGCATCTCCGGGCCAGCCTTCCTCTTCCTGTACGTTGCCGCAGCCGGCCTGTTGATCCTCGCCGCCGTGGTGCAACGTGCCATCGTCTTCGCCGGTCGGCGCGACCTGGCGGCGAACCAACTCACGCCGGAGCAGGCCGCCTACCTCAACGGCGGCGAACGGCTCGCCGTCTACGCCTCGCTCGGCAAACTGCGCGCCGCCGGCTCGGTCGGCACCAGCGCCCAGGGACGCACCCTGGTCACCACCGGCCCGCTGCCGGCCGGAGCCACCCGGCTCGACCACGCCGTCCACAACGCGGCCGGGCAACGGATCCGGCCTCGCGACCTGGCCACCCACCAGTGGGTCCGGGCCGCCCTGCACGACATCCGGCGGCAACTCGAACACGTCGGGCTGGCGCCGACCGCGGAACAGCGCCGGGCCGCCCGCCTGTTCCCGCTGCTGCTGCTCGGCCTGCTGGCCGTCGGTGTGGCCCGGTTCATCGCCGGGATCATCGGGGACAAGCCGGTGTTGTTCCTGTTCGTGCTGCTCATCGCGCTGGCGGTGACCACCCTGATCCTGCTGGGCTCGGTGCCGAGGAACACCCGCGCCGCCCGGAGCGCCATCAGGACGCTCAAGGGGCAGCATGCGCACCTCTCCCCCAGCTCCCACCCGTCGTACCACACCTACGGCGCGACCAGTGCCGCGTTCGGTGTGGCGCTGTTCGGCGGTGCCGCGCTCTACGCCCTCGACCCGGGCTTCGCCGCCGAGGCGGAGGTGCAGCGCAACCTTGCCAGCGGCAGCAGCAGCGACGGCGGCGGCTCCTCCTCCGACGGTGGCAGCAGTGGCGGCGACAGTGGTGGTGGCGGGGGCTGTGGGGGCGGCGGGGGGTGCGGCGGATGA